A single Caretta caretta isolate rCarCar2 chromosome 2, rCarCar1.hap1, whole genome shotgun sequence DNA region contains:
- the ADNP2 gene encoding activity-dependent neuroprotector homeobox protein 2 isoform X1: MFQIPVQNLDNIRKSRKKVKGILVDIGLDSCRELLQNLKGYDPGEKYFCNTSWSDVSPWESVGKRKRYRTKPYCCSLCKFSSKFLTSFKNHLHRYHEDEMDQELVVPCPKCAFASDSKIVGKHIRMFHSSNRKIQNYTVSILGGMKQFRSDIINFTCLKCHFADTLYYNMKKHVLMNHFQNLISTYFGQRPDENEENFIEHYCKKCNASANSQDSLMYHVLTSDMHRDLENKLRSVISEHIKKPGLVKQMHIAPKPPTTIAAPSLMPTTAPSSSVTTPTCIQLAFPQNNQNQTMVQGKAVQNTVRPLTVSNVSGSLTHTSPAPVVTPPHVTLVSSPLPVGQNVNLQPPVPQPVFVSHRVPLNQPVRPGVLPLSQPVGTINRPVAPGVLPLSQPVRPGLLPVNQPIGTINSLVAPGALPVAHPVGPVNSHVGPGVLPVTRPLAPGVLPINRPVGNMNRPIGPGVLPMPQTVTSGVLQLNQPVASEVLPVRQPVRPGILQLNQPVTSGVLPVNQPIRPGVSQNTTFLTAGPILRQLIPTGKQVNGIPTYTLAPVSVTLPVPPGGGVATVTPPQMPIQLMQSGTVTQISRSPASAPSPPVVVTSSHNMSAQASPSAPETSQALKQAKQWKTCPVCNELFPSNVYQVHMEVAHKHNAVKTEETLEPDKLAVCAPFLRWMKEKTVRCFSCKCFLCEEELIKHLLMHGLACLFCTYTFHDLKSLVEHNKTVHNGRKKLHEDYSNRGFQLDNDADGDLIFPHFDFSTMLPKEELGEKEVYLAVLAGVNSRTLVPVYIKVKHQTAEVDSMCSKKVFTCPFCFGTFISKEAYEMHLKERHHIMPTVHTILKSPAFKCIHCCGVYTGNMTLTAIAVHLLRCRSAPKDSNSSMKVPLERSEKKELSFVNGEKHDSVSQSAKRKQSDLCSIAEDQRNKEQQPQSLNTGTALAPDKDVNVGVVPVKRQKVESRTEMKGPPSSEDLHILALDPKQYEHSSYEARKQFLADYFHKRPYPTKKEMELLSSMLCVWKMDVASFFGKKRHVCLKAIKNRQPSVLLGFSMSELKNVKHSLSLKYKLQDL, from the coding sequence agaTACAGAACAAAGCCGTATTGCTGTAGCCTATGCAAGTTCTCCTCAAAATTTCTTACTTCGTTCAAGAATCATTTGCACCGTTACCATGAAGATGAAATGGACCAAGAGCTGGTGGTTCCTTGCCCAAAATGTGCATTTGCTTCTGATTCAAAAATAGTGGGAAAACACATCCGGATGTTTCACTCTTCTAATAGGAAAATACAGAACTATACAGTGAGCATTTTGGGTGGCATGAAACAATTCAGGAGTGACATTATAAACTTCACATGTCTAAAATGTCACTTTGCAGACACACTGTACTACAATATGAAGAAACATGTGCTGATGAACCATTTTCAAAATTTAATAAGCACATATTTTGGCCAGAGACCAGATGAAAATGAAGAGAATTTTATTGAGCACTACTGTAAAAAATGTAATGCTTCTGCAAACAGCCAAGATTCTTTAATGTATCATGTCTTAACATCTGATATGCACAGAGATCTGGAGAATAAACTTAGATCTGTGATTTCAGAACATATTAAGAAACCAGGACTTGTGAAGCAAATGCATATTGCTCCCAAGCCTCCCACAACTATAGCAGCTCCATCTTTAatgcccaccactgctccatCAAGCTCAGTTACTACTCCAACTTGCATTCAACTTGCATTTCCTCAGAATAATCAGAACCAAACCATGGTACAGGGAAAAGCAGTTCAAAACACAGTTAGACCTCTGACTGTTTCAAATGTCTCTGGTAGCCTTACACATACGTCTCCTGCTCCAGTTGTTACTCCACCACATGTTACTCTTGTATCCAGTCCGCTCCCAGTAGGTCAGAATGTTAATCTTCAGCCACCAGTTCCACAACCTGTTTTTGTTTCCCATAGGGTCCCTCTTAATCAGCCTGTCAGGCCTGGGGTTCTTCCCCTTTCTCAGCCTGTTGGGACCATAAATAGACCTGTTGCTCCTGGGGTTCTTCCACTTAGTCAACCTGTCAGGCCTGGTCTTCTTCCTGTTAATCAGCCTATTGGGACCATAAATAGTCTGGTTGCACCTGGGGCTCTACCAGTAGCTCATCCTGTTGGTCCTGTAAATAGTCATGTTGGGCCTGGAGTTCTCCCAGTAACTAGACCTCTTGCACCTGGGGTTCTCCCTATAAATCGACCTGTTGGGAATATGAATCGACCCATTGGTCCTGGGGTTCTTCCTATGCCCCAGACTGTTACCTCAGGAGTTCTCCAGCTTAATCAGCCTGTTGCATCAGAGGTTCTTCCTGTAAGACAGCCTGTCAGACCTGGGATTCTCCAACTTAATCAACCTGTTACCTCAGGGGTTCTCCCTGTAAATCAGCCCATCAGACCTGGAGTTTCTCAAAATACCACTTTCCTGACTGCAGGACCTATACTTAGACAGTTAATTCCAACTGGTAAGCAGGTTAATGGCATACCTACATATACCCTTGCACCAGTTTCAGTTACTTTGCCTGTACCACCTGGTGGCGGGGTAGCAACTGTTACACCACCGCAAATGCCCATTCAGCTAATGCAGTCTGGCACAGTAACTCAGATATCTCGCTCTCCAGCTAGTGCACCGTCTCCTCCTGTTGTTGTGACTTCTTCCCACAATATGTCTGCACAGGCTTCTCCATCTGCTCCTGAAACAAGCCAAGCCCTCAAACAGGCTAAGCAATGGAAGACGTGCCCTGTATGCAATGAGCTCTTCCCATCAAATGTCTATCAGGTCCACATGGAAGTGGCTCATAAGCACAATGCAGTAAAAACAGAGGAAACCCTTGAACCTGACAAGCTTGCAGTATGTGCACCCTTTCTGAGGTGGATGAAAGAGAAGACTGTCCGGTGTTTCTCTTGTAAATGTTTCCTGTGTGAGGAAGAACTTATAAAACATCTTCTGATGCATGGCTTAGCTTGTTTGTTCTGTACATATACTTTCCATGATCTAAAAAGCCTTGTGGAACATAATAAGACTGTGCATAATGGAAGGAAGAAGTTACATGAAGACTACAGCAACAGAGGATTTCAGCTAGATAATGATGCTGACGGTGACCTTATATTTCCACATTTTGATTTCAGTACAATGTTACCAAAAGAAGAACTTGGTGAAAAGGAAGTATACTTGGCAGTACTTGCAGGGGTAAACTCGAGGACCCTCGTACCTGTCTACATCAAAGTGAAGCATCAGACAGCTGAAGTGGACAGTATGTGCAGCAAAAAAGTATTTACATGCCCCTTTTGTTTTGGTACTTTCATTAGCAAAGAAGCCTATGAAATGCATTTGAAAGAGAGGCATCATATCATGCCAACTGTACACACAATTTTAAAGTCTCCTGCTTTCAAGTGCATCCATTGCTGTGGGGTGTACACTGGAAATATGACTTTGACAGCTATTGCTGTGCATTTGCTCCGCTGCAGAAGTGCTCCCAAAGACAGCAACTCAAGTATGAAAGTGCCACTTGAGCGCAGTGAGAAGAAAGAGCTATCATTTGTGAATGGTGAAAAGCATGATTCTGTCTCTCAGTCTGCTAAAAGAAAACAATCTGATCTATGCTCTATTGCAGAGGACCAAAGGAATAAAGAACAGCAGCCTCAGTCCTTAAATACCGGCACAGCTCTAGCTCCAGATAAAGATGTGAATGTAGGGGTAGTGCCTGTCAAGCGACAAAAGGTTGAAAGCAGGACTGAGATGAAAGGACCTCCTTCAAGTGAGGACCTCCATATTCTAGCATTAGATCCTAAACAGTACGAACACAGTTCATATGAAGCTCGAAAACAGTTTTTGGCAGATTACTTTCACAAGAGGCCGTATCCTACAAAAAAGGAGATGGAATTACTGTCCTCAATGCTATGCGTATGGAAAATGGATGTTGCATCATTTTTTGGGAAAAAACGACATGTGTGCCTAAAGGCGATAAAAAATCGCCAACCCTCTGTGCTTCTGGGTTTCAGTATGTctgaacttaaaaatgtaaagcACAGTTTGAGTTTAAAATATAAACTGCAGGATCTGTAA
- the ADNP2 gene encoding activity-dependent neuroprotector homeobox protein 2 isoform X2 yields the protein MDQELVVPCPKCAFASDSKIVGKHIRMFHSSNRKIQNYTVSILGGMKQFRSDIINFTCLKCHFADTLYYNMKKHVLMNHFQNLISTYFGQRPDENEENFIEHYCKKCNASANSQDSLMYHVLTSDMHRDLENKLRSVISEHIKKPGLVKQMHIAPKPPTTIAAPSLMPTTAPSSSVTTPTCIQLAFPQNNQNQTMVQGKAVQNTVRPLTVSNVSGSLTHTSPAPVVTPPHVTLVSSPLPVGQNVNLQPPVPQPVFVSHRVPLNQPVRPGVLPLSQPVGTINRPVAPGVLPLSQPVRPGLLPVNQPIGTINSLVAPGALPVAHPVGPVNSHVGPGVLPVTRPLAPGVLPINRPVGNMNRPIGPGVLPMPQTVTSGVLQLNQPVASEVLPVRQPVRPGILQLNQPVTSGVLPVNQPIRPGVSQNTTFLTAGPILRQLIPTGKQVNGIPTYTLAPVSVTLPVPPGGGVATVTPPQMPIQLMQSGTVTQISRSPASAPSPPVVVTSSHNMSAQASPSAPETSQALKQAKQWKTCPVCNELFPSNVYQVHMEVAHKHNAVKTEETLEPDKLAVCAPFLRWMKEKTVRCFSCKCFLCEEELIKHLLMHGLACLFCTYTFHDLKSLVEHNKTVHNGRKKLHEDYSNRGFQLDNDADGDLIFPHFDFSTMLPKEELGEKEVYLAVLAGVNSRTLVPVYIKVKHQTAEVDSMCSKKVFTCPFCFGTFISKEAYEMHLKERHHIMPTVHTILKSPAFKCIHCCGVYTGNMTLTAIAVHLLRCRSAPKDSNSSMKVPLERSEKKELSFVNGEKHDSVSQSAKRKQSDLCSIAEDQRNKEQQPQSLNTGTALAPDKDVNVGVVPVKRQKVESRTEMKGPPSSEDLHILALDPKQYEHSSYEARKQFLADYFHKRPYPTKKEMELLSSMLCVWKMDVASFFGKKRHVCLKAIKNRQPSVLLGFSMSELKNVKHSLSLKYKLQDL from the coding sequence ATGGACCAAGAGCTGGTGGTTCCTTGCCCAAAATGTGCATTTGCTTCTGATTCAAAAATAGTGGGAAAACACATCCGGATGTTTCACTCTTCTAATAGGAAAATACAGAACTATACAGTGAGCATTTTGGGTGGCATGAAACAATTCAGGAGTGACATTATAAACTTCACATGTCTAAAATGTCACTTTGCAGACACACTGTACTACAATATGAAGAAACATGTGCTGATGAACCATTTTCAAAATTTAATAAGCACATATTTTGGCCAGAGACCAGATGAAAATGAAGAGAATTTTATTGAGCACTACTGTAAAAAATGTAATGCTTCTGCAAACAGCCAAGATTCTTTAATGTATCATGTCTTAACATCTGATATGCACAGAGATCTGGAGAATAAACTTAGATCTGTGATTTCAGAACATATTAAGAAACCAGGACTTGTGAAGCAAATGCATATTGCTCCCAAGCCTCCCACAACTATAGCAGCTCCATCTTTAatgcccaccactgctccatCAAGCTCAGTTACTACTCCAACTTGCATTCAACTTGCATTTCCTCAGAATAATCAGAACCAAACCATGGTACAGGGAAAAGCAGTTCAAAACACAGTTAGACCTCTGACTGTTTCAAATGTCTCTGGTAGCCTTACACATACGTCTCCTGCTCCAGTTGTTACTCCACCACATGTTACTCTTGTATCCAGTCCGCTCCCAGTAGGTCAGAATGTTAATCTTCAGCCACCAGTTCCACAACCTGTTTTTGTTTCCCATAGGGTCCCTCTTAATCAGCCTGTCAGGCCTGGGGTTCTTCCCCTTTCTCAGCCTGTTGGGACCATAAATAGACCTGTTGCTCCTGGGGTTCTTCCACTTAGTCAACCTGTCAGGCCTGGTCTTCTTCCTGTTAATCAGCCTATTGGGACCATAAATAGTCTGGTTGCACCTGGGGCTCTACCAGTAGCTCATCCTGTTGGTCCTGTAAATAGTCATGTTGGGCCTGGAGTTCTCCCAGTAACTAGACCTCTTGCACCTGGGGTTCTCCCTATAAATCGACCTGTTGGGAATATGAATCGACCCATTGGTCCTGGGGTTCTTCCTATGCCCCAGACTGTTACCTCAGGAGTTCTCCAGCTTAATCAGCCTGTTGCATCAGAGGTTCTTCCTGTAAGACAGCCTGTCAGACCTGGGATTCTCCAACTTAATCAACCTGTTACCTCAGGGGTTCTCCCTGTAAATCAGCCCATCAGACCTGGAGTTTCTCAAAATACCACTTTCCTGACTGCAGGACCTATACTTAGACAGTTAATTCCAACTGGTAAGCAGGTTAATGGCATACCTACATATACCCTTGCACCAGTTTCAGTTACTTTGCCTGTACCACCTGGTGGCGGGGTAGCAACTGTTACACCACCGCAAATGCCCATTCAGCTAATGCAGTCTGGCACAGTAACTCAGATATCTCGCTCTCCAGCTAGTGCACCGTCTCCTCCTGTTGTTGTGACTTCTTCCCACAATATGTCTGCACAGGCTTCTCCATCTGCTCCTGAAACAAGCCAAGCCCTCAAACAGGCTAAGCAATGGAAGACGTGCCCTGTATGCAATGAGCTCTTCCCATCAAATGTCTATCAGGTCCACATGGAAGTGGCTCATAAGCACAATGCAGTAAAAACAGAGGAAACCCTTGAACCTGACAAGCTTGCAGTATGTGCACCCTTTCTGAGGTGGATGAAAGAGAAGACTGTCCGGTGTTTCTCTTGTAAATGTTTCCTGTGTGAGGAAGAACTTATAAAACATCTTCTGATGCATGGCTTAGCTTGTTTGTTCTGTACATATACTTTCCATGATCTAAAAAGCCTTGTGGAACATAATAAGACTGTGCATAATGGAAGGAAGAAGTTACATGAAGACTACAGCAACAGAGGATTTCAGCTAGATAATGATGCTGACGGTGACCTTATATTTCCACATTTTGATTTCAGTACAATGTTACCAAAAGAAGAACTTGGTGAAAAGGAAGTATACTTGGCAGTACTTGCAGGGGTAAACTCGAGGACCCTCGTACCTGTCTACATCAAAGTGAAGCATCAGACAGCTGAAGTGGACAGTATGTGCAGCAAAAAAGTATTTACATGCCCCTTTTGTTTTGGTACTTTCATTAGCAAAGAAGCCTATGAAATGCATTTGAAAGAGAGGCATCATATCATGCCAACTGTACACACAATTTTAAAGTCTCCTGCTTTCAAGTGCATCCATTGCTGTGGGGTGTACACTGGAAATATGACTTTGACAGCTATTGCTGTGCATTTGCTCCGCTGCAGAAGTGCTCCCAAAGACAGCAACTCAAGTATGAAAGTGCCACTTGAGCGCAGTGAGAAGAAAGAGCTATCATTTGTGAATGGTGAAAAGCATGATTCTGTCTCTCAGTCTGCTAAAAGAAAACAATCTGATCTATGCTCTATTGCAGAGGACCAAAGGAATAAAGAACAGCAGCCTCAGTCCTTAAATACCGGCACAGCTCTAGCTCCAGATAAAGATGTGAATGTAGGGGTAGTGCCTGTCAAGCGACAAAAGGTTGAAAGCAGGACTGAGATGAAAGGACCTCCTTCAAGTGAGGACCTCCATATTCTAGCATTAGATCCTAAACAGTACGAACACAGTTCATATGAAGCTCGAAAACAGTTTTTGGCAGATTACTTTCACAAGAGGCCGTATCCTACAAAAAAGGAGATGGAATTACTGTCCTCAATGCTATGCGTATGGAAAATGGATGTTGCATCATTTTTTGGGAAAAAACGACATGTGTGCCTAAAGGCGATAAAAAATCGCCAACCCTCTGTGCTTCTGGGTTTCAGTATGTctgaacttaaaaatgtaaagcACAGTTTGAGTTTAAAATATAAACTGCAGGATCTGTAA